The Phaeodactylum tricornutum CCAP 1055/1 chromosome 8, whole genome shotgun sequence DNA segment GACAAAACCATGGTGCTGGAACCCATTAAGAAAAATAGCAAGGACTTCGTCGAAGCCAGTCACGCCACAAAAGCGGAGGATTTTCTCGAGGAGACGGATCTGAAGGGTAGTCGCATAGTCGACAAGAAGACCAGTACGATGGAATTGACTTCACTTCATCTCGGTGGAGGAAAGTAAAGCGCTCTTTTATCACATGCTTAAGTTTGTTCAATTCATGTCCAGCCCAGCTTTGCATTCTGTTGGGACTTTCAATATTGAGCGCTCGCCAAGTTCATTACTTTTTTTGAAAACTGTTTTTGTAGATTTACTTCTGAAACAATTCATTCCCTTCTGCCTCTTCCTATTTTCCTTGCCTACATTTAAGATGGACTACTAGTAAATCGTCGTTTCATCAGCTGACAACTACTTGGCCTGCCTTTCTCTATTGGAAATCGCTTTGAATTGGACGGTCAAACGTGGGAGAATAGTCATGGATAAACCACTATTATAATTCAATTTTCTCCAATTCATTTTGCAAATAAAAGGTCCAAGTATCTTGTGCAGGTTTACGATAAAACATGTCATGTCAACACGATTTAATCCAAGAAAGACAATGACTGGTTTTGTTCATGTGAaaaagtttacagttaggccGACCAGGGGTTTGGTGGCTGCTTCATGGCCTGAGCATTCTTCTCAGTGTTGTTCCTTCTCATCTGATTGAACATATCTTGTTGAACAGACAATAAGTCCTCTTGCTTCGCTTTGAAAATGGGCCGCTGATGAACCTTTTGATGAGAAGGCTCTCTCGCACTGATGGCTTCTCGAATAGCGTGCCCAATTTTTTCGCGTGCCTGATCATCCCCGATCTCCATCCAAGAACCATCCTTGTTTTGCTTGACAAGCATCGCAGAGCCATCACCTTGTGAGCGCacttcttccaaaacctTATTTAACACGATGCTTTTATCGAGTTTGCTCTTGGCCGCAAGGTATTCGTCAATGTATGTCCGCACGATACGACGCATATGAAGATTACCAGGTCGGTTATAGCTACCTTTTCCCCGGCCGCAGACCACGTCGAACTCTCGGGGTTTGTAGCCAAATCCGAGAGACGTCGAGTCCACAACAGTCGACAAGGCGCTGATAGCGGCCGGCATATCCACCATGAACCTGGCGTTTGAGAGAAACGAGCGAGAGGGGGCTGCCATGGTCATGGTTGTATGGATTTGAGGTCAAAGGGGCTTGGAAATAGATCGCTAACCAAATAATGAGAAGGTTGTATCAAAACATCAACTTTGCAATTTGCCGATGACGCCAAAACGGCTTAAAGTACATGA contains these protein-coding regions:
- a CDS encoding predicted protein, giving the protein MTMAAPSRSFLSNARFMVDMPAAISALSTVVDSTSLGFGYKPREFDVVCGRGKGSYNRPGNLHMRRIVRTYIDEYLAAKSKLDKSIVLNKVLEEVRSQGDGSAMLVKQNKDGSWMEIGDDQAREKIGHAIREAISAREPSHQKVHQRPIFKAKQEDLLSVQQDMFNQMRRNNTEKNAQAMKQPPNPWSA